Proteins found in one Paraburkholderia caballeronis genomic segment:
- a CDS encoding FAD-binding oxidoreductase: MSEVSSGAVPAAQGSPADLVRQLLDALGADLVTAGADLGTRRHCDWSGTPGADPVALIRPRSTADVSRALALCHRLGQPVVIQGGLTGLAGGANLRGGEVALSLERMSAIEEVDPVSGTITVQAGAILQRVQEAADAAGMMFPLDLGARGSCTIGGNLATNAGGNRVIRYGMAREQVLGIEAVLADGTVIGDMHKMVKNNSGYDLKQLLVGSEGTLAVITRATLKLAPRPAGLLTAWCGLPDYASVTRLLHYARAHLSGGVSAFEVMWPSYYDYVLEHVRGLRAPLDTRHAYYVLLESPASDAERDAAGFEDVLGEMLSEGVVENASIASSNADAARFWAVRDAPAEFPVLMPGLIGFDIGFSTADIGAVAAQCETMLHARWPDMTTLVYGHLGDGNLHVIAHLDDAPPDLAEQVDEAVYDLTRAWRGSVSAEHGIGSKKRAYLGHTRDAGARHAMHAIKRALDPANLLNPGKVLEPVSPSVDLPGAS, encoded by the coding sequence ATGAGCGAAGTTTCCAGCGGCGCGGTTCCGGCGGCGCAAGGTTCGCCGGCCGACCTCGTCAGGCAGTTGCTCGACGCGCTCGGCGCGGACCTCGTGACGGCCGGCGCCGACCTCGGCACGCGCCGCCACTGCGACTGGAGCGGCACGCCGGGCGCGGACCCGGTCGCGCTGATCCGGCCGCGCTCGACCGCCGACGTGTCGCGCGCGCTTGCGCTGTGCCACCGGCTCGGCCAGCCGGTCGTGATCCAGGGCGGGCTGACCGGCCTCGCGGGCGGCGCGAACCTGCGCGGCGGGGAAGTGGCGTTGAGCCTCGAACGGATGAGCGCGATCGAGGAGGTCGATCCGGTGTCCGGCACGATCACCGTGCAGGCGGGCGCGATCCTGCAACGCGTGCAGGAGGCCGCCGACGCGGCCGGCATGATGTTTCCGCTCGATCTGGGCGCGCGCGGCAGCTGCACGATCGGCGGCAACCTCGCGACGAACGCGGGCGGCAACCGCGTGATCCGCTACGGGATGGCGCGCGAGCAGGTGCTCGGCATCGAGGCCGTGCTCGCGGACGGCACCGTGATCGGCGACATGCACAAGATGGTGAAGAACAACAGCGGCTACGACCTGAAGCAGTTGCTGGTCGGCAGCGAAGGCACGCTCGCGGTCATCACGCGGGCGACGCTGAAGCTCGCGCCGCGCCCGGCCGGGCTGCTGACCGCGTGGTGCGGGCTGCCCGACTATGCGTCGGTCACGCGGCTGCTGCACTACGCGCGCGCGCATCTGTCCGGCGGCGTGTCGGCGTTCGAGGTGATGTGGCCGAGTTATTACGACTACGTGCTCGAACACGTGCGCGGGCTGCGCGCGCCGCTCGACACGCGCCATGCGTATTACGTGCTGCTCGAAAGCCCGGCGTCGGACGCGGAGCGCGACGCCGCCGGCTTCGAGGACGTGCTGGGCGAGATGCTCTCGGAAGGCGTGGTCGAGAACGCCTCGATCGCCAGCTCGAACGCGGACGCCGCGCGTTTCTGGGCGGTGCGCGACGCGCCGGCCGAGTTCCCGGTGCTGATGCCGGGGCTGATCGGCTTCGACATCGGTTTTTCGACCGCCGACATCGGCGCGGTCGCCGCGCAGTGCGAAACGATGCTGCACGCACGCTGGCCGGACATGACGACGCTGGTGTACGGCCATCTCGGCGACGGCAACCTGCACGTGATCGCGCATCTCGACGACGCGCCGCCCGACCTCGCGGAGCAGGTCGACGAGGCCGTCTACGACCTGACGCGCGCATGGCGCGGCTCGGTGTCCGCCGAGCACGGCATCGGCAGCAAGAAGCGCGCATACCTCGGCCATACGCGCGACGCCGGCGCGCGCCACGCGATGCACGCGATCAAGCGCGCGCTCGATCCGGCCAACCTGCTGAATCCGGGCAAGGTGCTCGAACCTGTTTCTCCGTCTGTCGATCTTCCGGGAGCGTCGTGA
- a CDS encoding HpcH/HpaI aldolase family protein, whose amino-acid sequence MQNSPEVHDLPNPKTLHALFAARRRLSCAWFSVGSATLFEIGVAARPDLAVIDRQHGLWDRASMEAAIGLARYQLPVVVRVAENSAHAIAEALDAGAASVLVPLVESAEEAKRAVSHGRYPPFGARSGGGVRPLLAGPAAMKADGERVSIGVMIETVAGVEQVESIAAVEGLGYLFVGTGDLALSRGDAPGAIARDCERILAAAHARGLPCGIFTGDEADARAQLAHGFDFAVAANDIDVVRGGFERAVAALRA is encoded by the coding sequence ATGCAAAACAGTCCTGAAGTTCACGACCTGCCGAATCCCAAGACCTTGCACGCTCTGTTCGCCGCCCGGCGGCGTCTGTCGTGCGCGTGGTTTTCGGTCGGCAGCGCGACCCTGTTCGAGATCGGCGTCGCCGCGCGGCCCGACCTCGCGGTGATCGATCGCCAGCACGGCCTGTGGGACCGCGCGTCGATGGAAGCCGCGATCGGGCTCGCACGTTATCAACTGCCGGTCGTCGTGCGGGTTGCCGAGAATTCCGCGCATGCGATCGCCGAGGCGCTCGATGCGGGCGCGGCGTCCGTGCTCGTGCCGCTCGTCGAAAGCGCGGAAGAGGCGAAGCGCGCCGTCTCGCACGGGCGTTATCCGCCGTTCGGCGCGCGCTCGGGCGGCGGCGTGCGGCCGTTGCTCGCCGGCCCCGCGGCGATGAAGGCCGACGGCGAACGCGTGTCGATCGGCGTGATGATCGAGACGGTGGCGGGCGTCGAGCAGGTCGAGTCGATTGCGGCGGTGGAAGGTCTCGGTTATCTGTTCGTCGGCACCGGCGACCTCGCGCTGTCGCGCGGCGACGCGCCCGGCGCGATCGCGCGCGACTGCGAACGCATCCTCGCCGCCGCGCACGCTCGCGGTCTGCCGTGCGGGATCTTCACCGGCGACGAGGCCGATGCGCGCGCGCAACTGGCGCACGGCTTCGACTTCGCGGTCGCGGCCAACGACATCGACGTGGTGCGCGGCGGTTTCGAGCGCGCGGTCGCCGCGCTGCGCGCATGA
- a CDS encoding dipeptide ABC transporter ATP-binding protein, whose translation MYGLLHEAAIDGDAAEPVLALDGVTLTATFGAQPVAALRNLRLSIGRGKVLGVVGESGAGKSMLGRLISGLLPAGFDVTSGSMRFGGRDLLAMPARERRALLGRQIAFVPQEPLTALDPLWTIGRAFDEHLARIGVPPGERAATALHALESVQLPVPQQMLGRYPHQLSGGQCQRVLIAMAFASNPALLIADEPTTALDVLTQTRVMTMLADQQREHGSAVLLITHDLRLAAHVCDEIAVMYAGDLVEYGPARDVLDAPRHPYTRALKYATPDLQGPRRRLPVLPHQMPGLSALAGIAGCRFAPRCPVGDRACAASQAERVAPDGHRVACVDACEHAAVSDDDTPLPPLPTAIDGERPVAELREASLVYTSRNGLFGRGKTTFEAVKPLSLRIFPGEFVGIVGESGSGKTSVARLLMGIEPPTDGRVLIGGEDVTHGEVARVRRAREQVQIIFQDPQSALNPRRTVERLLTQALEAAGLPPLDVAARLARAQAVQRDVGLPADTLGRFPTQLSGGQKQRVNIGRALCAAPQLIVADEIVSGLDVSVQAQILNLLLELRRERQIALLLISHDLAVVRYLCSRVLVMRRGEIVEHGATEDVFASPRHPYTKALIDAVPGDAGVPWPPAPLEAAA comes from the coding sequence ATGTACGGACTTCTTCACGAGGCGGCCATTGATGGCGACGCCGCCGAACCGGTCCTCGCGCTCGACGGCGTGACGCTGACCGCGACCTTCGGCGCGCAGCCGGTCGCCGCGCTGCGCAACCTGCGGCTGTCGATCGGGCGCGGCAAGGTGCTCGGCGTCGTCGGCGAATCCGGCGCGGGCAAGAGCATGCTCGGGCGGCTGATCTCCGGCCTGCTGCCGGCGGGCTTCGACGTGACGTCGGGTTCGATGCGCTTCGGCGGCCGCGACCTGCTGGCGATGCCGGCGCGCGAGCGCCGTGCGCTGCTCGGCCGGCAGATCGCGTTCGTGCCGCAGGAGCCGCTGACGGCGCTCGATCCGCTGTGGACGATCGGCCGCGCGTTCGACGAACACCTCGCGCGCATCGGCGTGCCGCCCGGCGAGCGCGCCGCGACCGCGCTGCACGCGCTCGAATCCGTGCAGTTGCCGGTGCCGCAGCAGATGCTCGGGCGTTATCCGCATCAGCTGTCGGGCGGCCAGTGCCAGCGCGTGCTGATCGCGATGGCGTTCGCGAGCAACCCGGCGCTGCTGATCGCGGACGAACCGACCACCGCGCTCGACGTGCTGACGCAGACGCGCGTGATGACGATGCTCGCGGACCAGCAGCGCGAGCACGGCAGCGCGGTGCTGCTGATTACCCACGACCTGCGGCTGGCCGCGCACGTCTGCGACGAGATCGCGGTGATGTATGCGGGCGACCTGGTCGAATACGGCCCGGCGCGCGACGTGCTCGACGCGCCGCGCCATCCGTACACGCGCGCGCTCAAGTACGCGACGCCGGACCTGCAGGGGCCGCGCCGCCGGTTGCCGGTGCTGCCGCATCAGATGCCGGGGTTGTCCGCGCTCGCGGGGATCGCCGGCTGCCGGTTCGCGCCGCGCTGCCCGGTCGGCGACCGCGCGTGCGCGGCGTCGCAGGCGGAGCGGGTCGCGCCGGACGGCCATCGCGTCGCGTGCGTCGACGCGTGCGAACACGCGGCCGTGAGCGACGACGACACGCCGTTGCCGCCGCTGCCGACGGCCATCGACGGCGAGCGGCCGGTCGCGGAGCTGCGCGAGGCGTCGCTCGTCTACACGAGCCGCAACGGGCTGTTCGGGCGCGGCAAGACGACGTTCGAAGCGGTCAAGCCGCTGTCGCTGCGGATCTTTCCCGGCGAGTTCGTCGGCATCGTCGGCGAGAGCGGCAGCGGCAAGACGTCGGTCGCGCGGCTGCTGATGGGCATCGAGCCGCCGACCGACGGGCGCGTGCTGATCGGCGGCGAGGACGTGACGCATGGCGAGGTCGCGCGCGTGAGACGCGCGCGCGAGCAGGTGCAGATCATCTTCCAGGACCCGCAGTCGGCGCTGAACCCGCGCCGCACGGTCGAGCGGCTGCTGACCCAGGCGCTGGAGGCCGCGGGCCTGCCGCCGCTGGACGTCGCCGCGCGGCTCGCGCGCGCGCAGGCCGTGCAGCGCGACGTCGGGCTGCCGGCCGACACGCTCGGCCGGTTCCCGACCCAGCTGTCGGGCGGCCAGAAGCAGCGCGTGAACATCGGCCGCGCGTTGTGCGCGGCGCCGCAACTGATCGTCGCCGACGAGATCGTGTCGGGCCTCGACGTGTCGGTGCAGGCGCAGATCCTGAACCTGCTGCTCGAACTGCGCCGCGAACGCCAGATCGCGCTGCTGCTGATCTCGCACGATCTCGCGGTGGTGCGTTACCTGTGCAGCCGCGTGCTGGTGATGCGGCGCGGCGAGATCGTCGAACACGGCGCGACCGAGGACGTGTTCGCGTCGCCGCGCCATCCGTACACGAAGGCGCTGATCGACGCGGTGCCCGGCGACGCCGGCGTGCCGTGGCCGCCCGCGCCGCTGGAGGCGGCCGCGTAG
- a CDS encoding GntR family transcriptional regulator: MTTAEPTAIKQPRRTALRQTTLMESVYQEILARLQSGQIGPDDRVLDYEIAKEFECTRMPVRQALLRLVNEGYLVGTTRGFVTPVLTGEDVREIFDVRRLLEPSAAAGAAAVLTDEQMAAMSAAYRKCRRGFERKDIALMTEANVEFRGIWLEGVLNSRLKGTILRFADHARQVRHGTMTKPGTLELIVDGMQALLKGFMERDPVQVRAATLAFIDDAEQQYFLTVDDAT; this comes from the coding sequence ATGACCACCGCCGAACCGACGGCCATCAAGCAACCGCGGCGCACGGCGCTGCGCCAGACGACGCTGATGGAGTCGGTCTATCAGGAGATCCTGGCGCGGCTGCAGTCGGGGCAGATCGGTCCCGACGACCGCGTGCTCGACTACGAGATCGCGAAGGAATTCGAATGCACGCGGATGCCGGTGCGCCAGGCGCTGCTGCGGCTCGTCAACGAGGGGTATCTGGTCGGCACGACGCGTGGTTTCGTCACGCCGGTGCTGACCGGCGAGGACGTGCGCGAGATCTTCGACGTGCGCCGCCTGCTCGAACCGAGCGCGGCGGCCGGCGCGGCCGCGGTGCTCACCGACGAGCAGATGGCCGCGATGAGCGCCGCGTACCGTAAATGCCGGCGCGGTTTCGAACGCAAGGACATCGCGCTGATGACCGAAGCGAACGTCGAGTTCCGCGGCATCTGGCTCGAAGGCGTGCTGAATTCGCGGCTGAAAGGCACGATCCTGCGCTTCGCGGACCACGCGCGCCAGGTGCGGCACGGCACGATGACGAAACCCGGCACGCTGGAGCTGATCGTCGACGGAATGCAGGCGCTGCTGAAGGGCTTCATGGAGCGCGACCCGGTGCAGGTGCGCGCGGCGACGCTCGCGTTCATCGACGACGCCGAGCAGCAGTATTTCCTGACCGTGGACGACGCAACCTGA
- a CDS encoding thiolase family protein, translating to MAVRPGAAMQDFAGVAIVAAVEVPYRRHPPPGTTTAGLLAAALTDALGAAGLDANEVDGLGVASFTLPPDHAIDFAWRAGLRVRWCMDDCHGGASGVNLLQHAARAIQSGDAEIVVLVSGDHFEAADFTALVENYNATTRAFLRPLRTGGPNPLFAMLTQRQMAATGLTRDDYAALCIAQRDWAVRNPRAVYREALTRDAYFAAPMVAEPLCRLDCVPVVSGANALVLAPATHRCARAAPVAIRALRASYNFDQQHGDGLVTGLASIRDALWRDARLSPQQMDIVSVYDDYPAMIVAQLADLGFADGESGDGLRSLIHDRIAPRELAVNPSGGQLSVGQAGAAGGMHGLVEAVAQLRGEAGERQVEGARFAVVSGYGMVQYRYGMCANAVVLERGEGPWRR from the coding sequence ATGGCCGTCCGACCCGGCGCGGCGATGCAGGACTTCGCGGGCGTGGCGATCGTCGCCGCCGTCGAAGTGCCGTACCGCCGCCATCCGCCGCCCGGCACCACGACGGCGGGCCTGCTCGCCGCGGCGCTGACCGATGCGCTCGGCGCGGCCGGGCTCGATGCAAACGAGGTGGACGGGCTCGGCGTCGCGTCGTTCACGCTGCCGCCCGATCACGCGATCGACTTCGCATGGCGCGCGGGACTGCGGGTGCGCTGGTGCATGGACGACTGCCACGGCGGCGCGAGCGGCGTGAACCTGCTTCAGCACGCGGCGCGCGCGATCCAGTCCGGCGACGCGGAAATCGTCGTGCTCGTCAGCGGCGATCATTTCGAGGCCGCCGATTTCACTGCGCTCGTCGAGAACTACAACGCGACCACGCGCGCGTTTCTGCGGCCGCTGCGCACCGGCGGCCCGAATCCGCTGTTCGCGATGCTGACGCAGCGCCAGATGGCGGCCACCGGCCTCACGCGCGACGACTATGCGGCGCTGTGCATCGCGCAGCGCGACTGGGCTGTGCGCAACCCGCGCGCGGTCTATCGCGAGGCGCTCACGCGCGACGCGTATTTCGCCGCGCCGATGGTGGCCGAGCCGCTGTGCCGCCTCGATTGCGTACCGGTCGTGTCCGGCGCGAACGCGCTCGTGCTCGCGCCGGCGACGCATCGTTGCGCGCGCGCGGCGCCGGTGGCGATCCGCGCGCTGCGCGCGTCGTACAACTTCGATCAGCAGCACGGCGACGGTCTCGTGACCGGTCTCGCGTCGATTCGCGACGCGCTGTGGCGCGACGCGCGGTTGTCGCCGCAACAGATGGATATCGTGTCCGTCTACGACGACTATCCGGCGATGATCGTCGCGCAGCTTGCGGACCTCGGTTTTGCCGATGGCGAGAGTGGCGACGGTTTGCGCTCGCTGATTCACGACCGCATTGCACCGCGCGAACTAGCCGTCAATCCGTCCGGCGGCCAGTTGTCGGTCGGGCAGGCGGGCGCGGCGGGCGGCATGCACGGTCTCGTCGAGGCGGTCGCGCAGTTGCGCGGCGAGGCGGGCGAACGGCAGGTCGAGGGCGCGCGGTTCGCGGTCGTCAGCGGTTATGGGATGGTGCAGTACCGCTACGGAATGTGCGCGAACGCGGTCGTGCTGGAACGCGGGGAGGGGCCATGGCGGCGTTGA
- a CDS encoding flavin reductase, protein MPTSGRTLFRDAMAHLSAAVNVVTTDGPHGRGGITASAVCSVTDSPPTMLACINRSSALHDVLAGNGAVCINVLPADRQELARHFAGLTGLPMGERFDAGGQCWRAGRLGVPVLVDALASIEGRIVEMKGVGSHSVMFVEVEHIALRGDGDGLIYFGRNFHRLPRTVQPSAAG, encoded by the coding sequence ATGCCTACCTCTGGGCGCACGCTGTTTCGCGACGCGATGGCGCATCTGTCGGCGGCCGTCAACGTCGTCACGACCGACGGCCCGCATGGCCGCGGCGGCATCACCGCGAGCGCGGTCTGCTCGGTGACCGACTCGCCGCCGACGATGCTCGCGTGCATCAACCGGTCGAGCGCGCTGCACGACGTGCTGGCGGGCAACGGCGCGGTCTGCATCAACGTGCTGCCCGCCGACCGTCAGGAACTGGCGCGCCATTTCGCGGGACTCACGGGGCTGCCGATGGGCGAGCGTTTCGACGCGGGCGGGCAGTGCTGGCGCGCGGGGCGTCTCGGCGTGCCGGTGCTGGTCGATGCGCTTGCAAGCATCGAAGGGCGGATCGTCGAGATGAAGGGCGTCGGCTCGCATTCGGTGATGTTCGTCGAGGTCGAGCACATCGCGCTGCGCGGCGACGGCGACGGGCTGATCTATTTCGGCCGCAATTTTCATCGGCTGCCGCGAACCGTGCAGCCGTCCGCCGCTGGTTGA
- a CDS encoding EthD family reductase gives MDVCLFLIAPPRASSPPDDAAAIDHAAITDVAATMAGLRRVVVHTPVPGGTRDPYLHDGAPPRCALQFYFDDLNKLEDVLRDGGAAHAFTDAARFPALAGATLTHQAMAVRRFPTPEPAPHENGGSRCTYLVSYEGPADDFNAWLAHYLDHHPPIMGRFPGIREIEIYTRVDYRGTLPGRRSNAMQRNKVVFDSPQALQHALASPVRQTMREDFQHFPPFGGETLHFPMLSVSQAF, from the coding sequence ATGGACGTCTGTCTCTTTCTGATCGCCCCACCCCGCGCGTCGTCGCCGCCGGATGACGCGGCCGCAATCGATCACGCGGCAATTACCGACGTCGCGGCGACGATGGCCGGCCTGCGGCGCGTCGTCGTTCATACGCCGGTGCCGGGCGGCACGCGCGACCCTTATCTGCACGACGGCGCGCCGCCGCGCTGCGCGCTGCAGTTCTATTTCGACGACCTGAACAAACTGGAAGACGTGCTGCGCGACGGCGGCGCCGCGCATGCGTTCACGGACGCCGCGCGGTTTCCCGCGCTCGCGGGCGCAACGCTCACGCACCAGGCGATGGCGGTGCGCCGCTTCCCGACGCCGGAACCGGCGCCGCACGAGAATGGCGGTTCGCGCTGCACGTATCTGGTCAGCTATGAAGGACCGGCCGACGACTTCAACGCGTGGCTCGCGCATTACCTCGATCACCATCCGCCGATCATGGGACGCTTCCCGGGCATCCGGGAAATCGAGATCTATACGCGCGTCGACTATCGCGGCACGCTACCGGGTCGACGCTCGAACGCGATGCAGCGGAACAAGGTCGTGTTCGACTCGCCGCAGGCGCTGCAGCACGCGCTCGCGTCGCCGGTCCGGCAAACGATGCGCGAGGACTTCCAGCACTTTCCGCCGTTCGGCGGCGAGACGCTGCACTTTCCGATGCTCAGCGTCTCGCAGGCGTTTTGA
- a CDS encoding ABC transporter permease, producing the protein MPRDSVSAEPAEPTVAAGLAASPARRARPRIGRNLRSLNLWLGGAIVLGVVFCALFAPWLAPHDPLDQDLLHMLTPPAWMSGGDAAFPLGTDSLGRDVLSRLLYGSRVALTVAVIAAFGAGLVGSVLAILAGYFGGWVDRAISYLVDLWMSFPPVVLSLVLMVSLGVGIDNVILSIVLVDWTRFCRVVRSEVMVVRQRDYVLAAQLLNLSHLRIMLREIVPAALPLMITLFSLEMGVAITVEALLSFIGLSVPANVTAWGVMIADARVSMHEAPTGLLFPMLAIVITVLGCNLLGDGLRVALDPRMRGRGE; encoded by the coding sequence ATGCCGCGCGATTCCGTGTCCGCCGAACCGGCCGAACCCACCGTTGCCGCCGGCCTTGCCGCCAGTCCGGCGCGGCGCGCGCGCCCGCGCATCGGGCGCAACCTGCGTTCGCTGAACCTGTGGCTCGGCGGCGCGATCGTGCTCGGCGTGGTGTTCTGCGCGCTGTTCGCGCCGTGGCTCGCGCCGCACGATCCGCTCGACCAGGACCTGCTGCACATGCTGACGCCGCCCGCGTGGATGAGCGGCGGCGACGCGGCGTTCCCGCTCGGCACCGACAGCCTCGGCCGCGACGTGCTGTCCCGGCTGCTGTACGGCAGCCGCGTCGCGCTGACGGTCGCGGTGATCGCGGCGTTCGGCGCGGGCCTCGTCGGCAGCGTGCTCGCGATCCTCGCCGGCTACTTCGGCGGCTGGGTCGATCGCGCCATCAGCTACCTCGTCGACCTGTGGATGTCGTTTCCGCCGGTGGTGCTGTCGCTGGTGCTGATGGTGAGCCTCGGCGTGGGCATCGACAACGTGATCCTGTCGATCGTGCTGGTGGACTGGACCCGCTTCTGCCGCGTGGTCCGCTCCGAGGTGATGGTGGTGCGCCAGCGCGACTACGTGCTCGCCGCGCAGCTGCTGAACCTGTCGCATCTGCGCATCATGCTGCGCGAGATCGTGCCGGCCGCGCTGCCGCTGATGATCACGCTGTTCTCGCTCGAAATGGGCGTCGCGATTACCGTCGAGGCGCTGCTCAGCTTCATCGGCCTCAGCGTGCCGGCCAACGTGACCGCGTGGGGCGTGATGATCGCGGACGCGCGCGTGTCGATGCACGAGGCGCCGACCGGGCTGCTGTTCCCGATGCTCGCGATCGTGATTACGGTGCTCGGCTGCAATCTGCTCGGCGACGGCCTGCGCGTCGCGCTCGATCCGCGCATGCGCGGCAGGGGGGAATGA
- a CDS encoding ABC transporter permease produces MLRLISTVLLRRLAAAIPTLLMLSLIVFVVLRLIPADPLAMMLPPNATPADAAALRHQLGLDKPIPAQFGIWLVNALHGDFGASISFQQPVATLIGSTLPATLELCLTALALSLVISVPGGVLAYSVVERRAEFPVGLGVVLMQSVPSFLWALLLIALFGVWLPLLPFSGRVGDGIPMPHLTGFLLVDFVLKGEWSDWLSAASHLVLPSLALAFGFAPLVIRVLRSSLLDQRNESYVGVARLRGLSERRILWRHMLKNAALPALTMIGVQFGFLLGGALLVEMIFSFPGVGNLMVQAVRNNDLVLIQGIAVVFCALMLVINAVVDTLYVIMNPRLRKAA; encoded by the coding sequence ATGCTGCGGCTCATTTCCACTGTCCTGTTGCGCCGGCTGGCGGCGGCGATTCCCACGCTGCTGATGCTGTCGCTGATCGTGTTCGTCGTGCTGCGGCTGATTCCGGCCGATCCGCTCGCGATGATGCTGCCGCCGAACGCGACGCCCGCCGACGCGGCCGCGCTGCGCCATCAACTGGGCCTCGACAAGCCGATTCCCGCGCAGTTCGGCATCTGGCTCGTGAACGCGCTGCATGGCGACTTCGGCGCGTCGATCTCGTTCCAGCAGCCGGTCGCGACGCTGATCGGCTCGACGCTGCCCGCGACGCTCGAACTGTGCCTGACCGCGCTCGCGCTGTCGCTCGTCATCAGCGTGCCGGGCGGCGTGCTCGCGTACTCGGTGGTCGAGCGGCGCGCCGAATTCCCGGTCGGGCTCGGCGTGGTGCTGATGCAGTCGGTGCCGTCGTTCCTGTGGGCGCTGCTGCTGATCGCGCTGTTCGGCGTGTGGCTGCCGCTGCTGCCGTTCTCCGGCCGCGTCGGCGACGGCATTCCGATGCCGCACCTGACCGGCTTCCTGCTGGTGGACTTCGTGCTGAAGGGCGAATGGAGCGACTGGCTGAGCGCGGCGAGCCATCTCGTGCTGCCGTCGCTCGCGCTCGCGTTCGGCTTCGCGCCGCTCGTGATCCGCGTGCTGCGCTCCAGCCTGCTCGACCAGCGCAACGAGTCGTACGTCGGCGTCGCGCGGCTGCGCGGGCTGTCCGAGCGCCGCATCCTGTGGCGTCACATGCTGAAGAACGCCGCGCTGCCGGCGCTGACGATGATCGGCGTGCAGTTCGGTTTCCTGCTCGGCGGCGCGCTGCTCGTCGAGATGATCTTTTCGTTTCCCGGTGTCGGCAACCTGATGGTGCAGGCCGTGCGCAACAACGATCTGGTGCTGATCCAGGGCATCGCGGTCGTGTTCTGCGCACTGATGCTTGTCATCAACGCGGTCGTCGACACGCTGTACGTGATCATGAATCCGCGCCTGCGCAAGGCCGCGTGA